In the Catenulispora sp. EB89 genome, GCGTGCGTCGGCCAGGTTGCTGATTTGTGTCGTGGCGTCGGAGAGCACGGCTTGGCGAGCCGGGGTCGCGACGTCGGCGTTCAGGAACGAGGTGCGCAGGGTCGCCAGCAGCTGCCAGCCGTTGTCGCCGACCTCCTTGCCGGAGCGCATGGCCGGCCATTCGGTGTGGACGACGTAGTCGGCGTAGGCCGTGGCCGCCGCCTGGATCTTCTCCTGGTCGGCGGGCAGCATCGAGGCACCCAGCAGGTAGGTCTCGTTCAGGCTGCTCGCCTCGGTCGCCACGTGGCCCTCGGCGCTGTCCTTGTCCTCCCACACCGAGACCAGGGCCAGGGCCAGGATCAGCGCGAACATCACGCCGACCATCATCGTCACGTAGCCCGCGACGTCCTCGCGCTCCTCGTCCTCCTTCCCCGGGAACACCTTGACGCGCACCAAAAGGCCGAGCCCGCCGATGAGGCCGGCCACGGCCACGACGATCAGACCACTGATCACATTGGACATTCGCCGCTCCCGCGGGTCTATTTCCGGCGCGCCGCGAGCACCGCGGCGGCGCCGGCTGCCGGCATCATCATGACGAGGAGGAACAGAGAGGTCTTGACTCCCGGGCGCGGGGGGTGCGCCACAACGGGCTGGGCCGGGATGGCCGTGTGCGACGGGGACGGTGTGGGCGGGGCAGCACGCGGAGACGGAGGCGGCGTGCGGGGCACGGTCTTGATCGGAGTGGGCGTCGGGGTGGGCTTGGGCGTCGGGGTCGGGGTCGGCGTGGGCGTAGGTGTCGGGGGCGGAGGGGGCGGCGTCGACGGCGGCGGGACCGGGGTCGGCGTGGGTGTCGGAGTCGGCGTCGGCGTCGGAGGGGGTGGCGGGGGCGGCAGCGCGACCACGGTGAAGCCGGACGCCGCGGAGGCCGAAAGCGTCGGCGGCGGGACGGTGCCGCCGTCCGAGCCCGCGGTCGAGGTGCGGTCGCTCGCGGAGACCGACAGGGTGCTGCGATGCGGACCGGGAGTCAGATCCACGACGGCGCCGCAATGAGCGACCGCACCGGGAGACAGCCCTGAAGCGGTTCCGGTGCACGTGATCCCGCCTGCCGGGACCAGCGGATCGGACAGCGAGAAGTCGTAGACCGGCAGGTTGCCGGTGTTGGTGACGGTGTAGGCGAAGGTCGCCCGGCCGCCGGTCGCGGTCGGCGTCACCGAGACCGAGTCGGTCGCGGTGATCAGGCCGCCGACGCCGCGGTAGCCCACCGGCGCGGAGACCGACACCGAGCGGTCCCAGTCCCCGCCGTCCCAGTCTCCGCCGAGGTCGTCGGTGCTGACGACGTGGCCGCTACTGCCGCGGTCGCCTTCGTCGAAGGGCCAGCGGCGCCCGTAGTGCCCGGTCGCCGTGACCGTTCCGTCGTGCGCCCCGGCGGTCGCGCTGACCGTCGCGACGCAGACGACGCTGTCGTGCTCTTCCAGTTCCGGGACGTCGGCACCGCCCGTGGGACAGACGATCGTCTCGCCGAGCGCGGCGGCCAGGTGGACGTTCTCGACGTCCCGGTCGCCGGCGTTGGTCAGCCGGTAGACGACACGGACCTGGTTCCCGTTCCTGATCAGCGGATCGGGGGACGCGGGGCGTCCGTTCACCGTGACCGATATCTCCAGGCGCGGGGGATGGCAGTCCGCGTCGGAGAACAGGGCCGACACCGGCAGGGTGCCGAGTAGTGCACACAATATCGAGACAGGGCTCGCCAAAGGGGTCATCGAGGCGCAACGTAGCAATGCGCCATGACCATGACCAGCGGCGGAGCACCTGGCGAAAGTGGCGAAAATTCGAGGGAAGAAGCATCACCGACATATCCGCGAAAGGCGACGCGTTCTCACTCTTTCGGGAATGCCCTCAGGGCATTATTCCGGCGTCGCAGAGTCCAGATACGCCAGCGCCTCGGCCGGCTCGTCGGAGAAGTGCACGAGATCGGCGAGCGGCAGCGGCAGGAAGCCCTCGTCCTCCATGCGGCGGAACTGCTGCTTGAGGCCGTCGTAGAAACCGGCGGTGTTGAGCAGCACGATCGGCTTGGTGGTGCGGCCGTGCTTCTTCAGCTCCAGGATCTCCGTGGCTTCGTCCAGCGTCCCGGTGCCGCCGACCATCACCACTACCGCGTCGGCCTTCTCCAGCAGCAGCTTCTTACGCTCGGCGAGATCCTCGGCGACCACCATCTCGTCGGCATCGGCGCGCACCGAGGCCGACAGGAAGCCGACCGACACCCCGACCAGCCGGCCGCCGCTGGCGCGGACCCCGTCGGCGAGGACCTTCATCAGACCGACGTCCGAACCGCCCCAGACCAGGGTGTGGCCGCCCTTGCCGAGGCGCTCGGCGAAGTCGCGGGCCGGGCCGGTGTAGCGCTCGTCGAGGTCGGCGGCGGAGAGGAAGACGCAGATACGCATGAGATCACCGTACCCGCGGCCGATCACAGCTCGGCGCCGGTCTCAGGCGTCCCGTCCACCCCTTTCGCGTCCAGCAGCCCCAGCCCGGCGGCGATCACACCGGCCTGGAACCGGCTGCGCGCCCCGAAGGTCTCCATCAGCTCGGCGATGTGGCCGCGGCAGGCCCGCACGGACAGGCCCATCCGCTTGGCGATGACGTCGTCCTTGAGGCCGTTGGCCATCAGCGTCAGGATCGAGGACTTGATCTCGGTCACGGCCATGCGCGCGGCCGAGGGGCCGGTCTGGAACGGCGTGCCGAGGTTCCAGGACTGCTCGAACGCCGCGCACAGGTAGGCCAGGATCGAGGGCTCGCGCACGACGATCGCGCCGAACTCGTGGTGGACGTGCGGCAGGAAGGCGGTCCGCTGGTCCACGATGATCATCTGGCCGGGGATCTCCGCGACGGTGCGGATCTGGGAGCCCTCGGCGAGGACGGCTTCGGCGTAGTCCTGGGTCGGGACGTGGAAGCGCGCAGTGTGCTGATACAGGCTGCGCAGCACGATGCCGCGGCGCAGCAGGGCCAGGTCCCGGGGCAGCGCGTCGGCCAGGGCGCGCGGGGGCCGGCCGCCGCCCGGCTGGCAGGCCATGATCTCGCTCTCGCAGGTCGCCGTCAGGTCGCTGATCAGGGCCCGGACAGCATGCATGTCCTCGATGACGTCGACGCCGGGCGAGCCGCCCTCGCGGACGAGCGTGGAGTAGACCGGGGCCAGCGCCGCCAGCCGGGCCCGCAGCCGGTCGGTCCGGTCGCGTTCGGCCAGCAGTTCGCTCTCGGCCTGCCGGTGCGCGCTCTCGCGCGGGCCGACCAGGGCCGCGATGGCCACGTCGGGACTGGCCGCGGCGACCGTGCCGCCGTCCCGGATCAGGACGTGGCGCTCCTCCAGGATCGCGACGGCCCGCCGGCACTCCGCCTCGCTGTGGCCGAGGTCGGCGGCCATGCGCGGCAGGTCCCCGTCGGCCGGCCGCCGCTCGGCGACCACCCAGGCGTAGACGGCCGCCAGGGCGTCTTCCCCGGGTCCGGTTCCGGACGGTCCGTCCATGTTCGTCTTCCTTCCGGTTCTTCCCAGCCACATGGTGAACCATCTGGCCTCTGTCACCGCACACATTCAAGGAATCACTGTCTATGCAGGACCCCGGCCGACCTCTGATCCACCCGGGCGACCGGGTGTGGTGAGGCGGCGGCAGCCGGCCGTCGTCGGGTGGGTGGTGGGACCTCGCCCGGAAGCCTTCGACAGCACTGAACAAGTGTGCTCCATGGCCGGGTCCGAACGGGGCGCCGGTCGACGACCGGCGGCGGGGTTCACGGGGCGAAGATCGCCTTGCACCTGGAATCAGACATTGATGAAAGGACCAGAGATCTCGTGAGAATCACGCACAAAACCCGCCTTCGGGCGGCGCTGGCGGTCGGTGCGATGGCCGTCGGGCTCGTCGCGGCGGCGGTGCCGGCGTACGCCTCGCCCGCCGGCGGTGCGGCCCGGGCCGCGGCCGTCACTCCGGCGGACTCGGCGACTACGTGCACTGACACCTCGACCGTGGACGGCTCGATCGCCGGCTGCATGGCCGCGACGCGTGCCGAGCAGTGGCAGGCCGCCAACGGCGGCACCGGCGTGCCCTACACCGTCGCCACCGACACGACCAGCTTCGGCCACTACCGTGCCGACTGCTCCGGATTCGTGTCCTACGCGCTGGACATCAGCGCCTACTCGCCCACCGATGGCGGCCTGGTCTCGGGCGACATGTACCGGGCCAACGGCTTCAACGACGTCGCCAAGGACAACCTCCAGCAGGGCGACGTGCTCACCAATCCGTCGCAGGGCAGCCAGGGCCACGTCGTGCTGTTCGACCACTGGTCGGACTCGAGCCACAGCGCCTACTGGGGCTTCGAACAGACCGGCCCGACGGGCCACAAGGGTCCGCAGTACCGGCTGATCACCTATCCGTACGACGACCCGAACGCGGGCACCTTCTACCCGCAGCACTACGACAAGCTCGTGCCGCCGACCCAGCCGCCGCCCCCGCCGGCGCAGACCCCGGCCGAGACCGCCGCGAGCTCGACCCTGGTGCACGACGGCTACACCAGCGTCTACTCGGTCGACGCGAGCAACGGCCATCTCCAGGAGACCTACCTGCCGAAGATGGGCGGCAATTGGGCCACGCAGGATTTCTCGGCCAACTTCGGCACGCCCGCAGTGCTCGCGGGCACGCAGCCGGTCGCGGTCTACCACGACGGGTATACGAGCGTTTACACCGTCGACGCTAGCAACCACCACGTCCAGGAGACCTACCTGGACAAGCTCGGCGACAAATGGGCCACCCAGGACCTGACAGCGAACTACGGCACCCCGACGACGACCGTGACGCCGACCACCGTCCTGCACCAGGGCTGGCTGAGCGTGTACACGATCGACGAGAGCAACGGCCATCTCCAGGAGACCTACCTCGACAAGCTCGGGGACCGCTGGTACTCCAAGGACCTCACCACCGCCACCAACGCCCCGGCCTCGGCGAACATCAAGCCGGTCGCCATCATGCACAGTGGCTACACCAGTGTCTACACGGTTGACGCCGGTACCGGCCACGTGCGCGAGAGCTACTTCGCCGCACTCGGCCAGCCGTGGGCGACGCAGGACTTCACCGCCGACTACGGCACCCCGGCGACGACCGTCGCCCCGACCGTGGCGGTGCACCAGGGCTGGACCAGCGTCTACACCCTGGACAGCGCCGGCCAGCTCCAGGAGACCTATCTCGACAAGATCGGCGACCTCTGGCACTCCAAGAACCTCGTGCCCCAGTCCGGCACGCCGGCGGCGAGCCTGGCCACCGCGCCGATCGCGCTCTACCACGGCGGCTACACCAGCGTTTACACCGTCAACGCGAGCAACGGCCACCTCGAAGAGAGCTACTTCAGCCAGCTCGGCGCGCCCTGGACCAGCCAGGACCTGTCGGCCAACTTCGGCACCCCGAACCCGACCGGCGACATCGACGCCCTCGTGCACCCGGACGCCAACCAGAACATGGTCTATGCCAGCGTCTACTCGGTCGACTCCGGCAGCAACCAGGTCCAGGAGACCTATCTGGCGGCCATCGGCCAGAACTGGAGAACCCAGAGCCTGTCCGTCGGCTACAAGACGCCTGCCGCGTCCGCGATCTGACACCGCCACCCGGTAACTAAGGACTCTTCATCATGAGCACCCATCGCAGATATCGAATACCCATAGCCGCGTTCGGCACGGTCCTGCTCGCCGCGACCAGCCTGGCGACCGTGACCGCGGGCTCGGCCGGCGCCGCCACGGCCACCCCGGCGAGCTGGCAGGAGAACGTGGGCCAGGCGCACTCGACCGACGTGAACACCGTCTGGACCGGGCACGCGCTGAGCGTCCGGAACATCCACGCCGGCACCGTGCACGACACTCGCGGCTACGCCCTGGACACGTTCCCCGTGCACGCCCTGTCCACCGCGACGGACTCGCTGACCGTCAAGGCCGACCTGCTCCAGCCGAACGGCTCCAGCGCCGAGGTCGACGTCCGCGGCCAGGCGGCGAACGGCGTGTGGAGCGAGTGGATTCCGGCCGCGGCCACCGGCGCGACCCGGCTGCCCGCCCCGGCCAAGGCCGTGCAGACCCAGGTGACGCTGTACACCGGCACCCAGGGCGCCGCGCCGAGCGTCACCGGAATCACAATCACCGCCGCGCCGGACGTGCTGGCAGCAGCCGCGACTCCGGCGGCCTCGGCCCCGCTGAGCTTCAAGGTGTTCGCCACCGACGAGGGCGACGTCGGCGGGCAGACCACGAGCGGCCACATCATCCAGCCGAACGACCACTTCGTCGCACTGCCGTCCGGGCGAGTGGTGTCCTGGGAAAGCCCGACCGTCTACTCCGTGCAGGTCTGCGGGCCCGCCAAGTGCGTCACCGCCCCGGTCCTGGACAAGGGCCCCTGGAACATCAACGACAACTACTGGGACAGCCCGCGCGACGAGTTCACCGACCTGCCGCAGGGCGAGCCGGAGGCGCAGGCCGCCTACCAGAACGGCTACAACAACGGATACGACGACTACTACGGCAAGAAGATCGCCAACCCGGCGGGCATCGACCTGGCCGACGGCACCTTCTCCGACGTCGGGCTCACCGACAACGGCTACGTCACCGTGACCTACCTGTGGACCAGCGGCGGAGCGACGCCGCCGCCTCCGCCGGCGCAGACCCCGGACGGGACCGCGGCGAGCTCGACCCTGGTGCATGACGGTTACACCAGCGTCTACTCGGTCGACGCGAGCAACGGCCACTTGCAGGAGACGTACCTGCCGAAGATGGGCGGCAATTGGGCCACGCAGGACTTCTCGGCCTTCGGCACTCCCGCAGTGCTCGCGGGCACGCAACCGGTCGCGGTCTACCACAACGGGTATACGAGTGTTTACACCGTCGACGCGAGCAACCATCATGTGCAGGAGACCTACCTGGACAAGCTCGGTGACAAGTGGGCCACTCAAGACCTGACGGCGAACTACGGCACTCCAACGACATCGGTGACGCCCACGACCGTCCTGCACCAGGGCTGGCTGAGCGTGTACACGATCGACGAGAGCAACGGCCACTTGCAGGAGACCTACCTCGACAAGCTCGGCGACCGCTGGTACTCCAAGGATCTCACCACCGCCACCAACGCCCCGGCCTCGGCGAACATCAAGCCGGTCTCGGTCGTCCACGACGGCTACACCAGCGTGTACACCGTGGACG is a window encoding:
- a CDS encoding DUF4239 domain-containing protein, which produces MSNVISGLIVVAVAGLIGGLGLLVRVKVFPGKEDEEREDVAGYVTMMVGVMFALILALALVSVWEDKDSAEGHVATEASSLNETYLLGASMLPADQEKIQAAATAYADYVVHTEWPAMRSGKEVGDNGWQLLATLRTSFLNADVATPARQAVLSDATTQISNLADARRGRLDDAEKRMPSVLWVGLILGGLLTVALTFIYGIEQRFTHIGMVMGLAALIGFMLILIYNLDNPFNNGVGADTGPFTRYFS
- a CDS encoding TIGR00730 family Rossman fold protein; translated protein: MRICVFLSAADLDERYTGPARDFAERLGKGGHTLVWGGSDVGLMKVLADGVRASGGRLVGVSVGFLSASVRADADEMVVAEDLAERKKLLLEKADAVVVMVGGTGTLDEATEILELKKHGRTTKPIVLLNTAGFYDGLKQQFRRMEDEGFLPLPLADLVHFSDEPAEALAYLDSATPE
- a CDS encoding response regulator transcription factor, with translation MDGPSGTGPGEDALAAVYAWVVAERRPADGDLPRMAADLGHSEAECRRAVAILEERHVLIRDGGTVAAASPDVAIAALVGPRESAHRQAESELLAERDRTDRLRARLAALAPVYSTLVREGGSPGVDVIEDMHAVRALISDLTATCESEIMACQPGGGRPPRALADALPRDLALLRRGIVLRSLYQHTARFHVPTQDYAEAVLAEGSQIRTVAEIPGQMIIVDQRTAFLPHVHHEFGAIVVREPSILAYLCAAFEQSWNLGTPFQTGPSAARMAVTEIKSSILTLMANGLKDDVIAKRMGLSVRACRGHIAELMETFGARSRFQAGVIAAGLGLLDAKGVDGTPETGAEL